One Ictalurus furcatus strain D&B chromosome 7, Billie_1.0, whole genome shotgun sequence genomic window, TAAACACAGTTACATAAGGAAGCTTCTACTCACAACCCCAGTTTGTATGTGCACAGCACTCTCCACGAGCAAAATTGGGTTCATTTGGACTCCACTGGGTGAAAGTCAATTTGGTGCCATCAGACCAAAAAAAGTAATGTTTCTGAAAGGATGAACAGTGGAAAGAACATCAAATTTGGAGTTTCTTCATTTGACCATATATAAGTCAGTAAATCAAGCACTATACAGTTATATGATTCCCTGCTCACATATTTGAATGATATCAGGGAGTGTTTGATTCTTAGCGAACCTTCTGACAGGCATTGAGGCCGATCCATGTTGGATTCTCATGGGGGTCATGAGCACGGATAACGGCCTTAACCAGTTGATGTTCTTTTTCGCTGTGTATTGAGACCAAGTGTGCACCGAGATCTAGACAGCGTTTCtagaaaaagaaacagttgTAGCATTACGGCATGTTCATTAATGCAGTTATTATGCACAGTTATGCATATTGTAAGGAAGCCTCCTTGGTTCTTTATAAATGAGTTTTCATGAataattgtaattttatatGCTAAAACAGgaggctttttaaaattttattttggtgGATCATTGCCAATCCATAGCCTACCAGTAGCAATGGTATTATTCCTAGAAATAATATCAGTTGCCAATTTTAAGTTCagaaaattacaaaaacaacaaaaaaaacaaaacaaacaaaaaaaaaagaatcatgcTCCATGAATACTATTGAACACATCTTAATAATGGGCCTAATTTTTACatagactgtttaaaaaattgtgCTGAGGGAGTCCacttttttatgtcatttgttcTAGTTATATTCAAAACTACTGACATGAACTAGCATTGAAACCAGGATATAAAAGAtgtgtattatgtgtatataatacCCATTCCACCACTGATGTACTAATAAATAAGCATTTCATAACATTTCTCACTCTTCTATAAAGACAAATGTGAATACAGgtttaatgaaatgaattgaaCCTCAGCAGAAGCCCAGTCCATTTTGGTCTGATACAAGAAGCAACGTCTCTCATATTTCACCCAGCCATTTGGACAGCATGTGGAACATTTGCTGTCTACGCGACGTTCTTTGGATTCTGACTCATTagcattaaagaaagaaaaaaaaacttgtcaatAAATTGTTTGAAATGGAGCTACTGAGCTGATGGTGGTTATATTTTAACAAGATGTGACAAGCCTGGGAGATCTATTAGATAACCATTAAATACTTTACTTGTAGCAAGCTTAGAACAGAGAAACCAATTGAATTACACCATTTTAGTCACTGGAAACCAAACATGGAGATGTTAATCTTTTCTTCAATCTTGGAATGGAGCGTAAAGACATACTGGAGTCACTGGTGTTGTGAAAACGATATACTATTAACCTGTGTCAGATTAATCATATTCTTcaatatgttttcattcattcccaccaaataattaactgcaggCCACATAAcataacaacaacatcaacataATTTGTATCCACGAGATACCTTTATGTATTAAAGGTTGCCcaaaatatattcattcatgGTCTTAATTTGTGGCCACATGGAATTAACTCGTGGCCTTGATATGTTAAATCATGGCCTGCATTAGGTTAGAAATTTGAATGAGTCCCACTCATGTTTACAAAGCTCCACCCCAAGAATCTACAGTGGCCCGTGGActagagtgtctataaaatgactgacatccAAACACAAGCAGGTATTCcagacaggaacttgttttTCCAAACAGTGACTTTATACACGTTTGCTAAGGCCATTACTTAACCCATTggggtttcatttatttatttacttacttcaAGGTTATTTGTACATGGAatttgtaaggaataaaaaattaactattgcacctttaatacgTTAACTTGTGGCCGTAATATATTAACTTGTGgcatcaataataaaaaaaaatatgtggtcacaccttattaaaaaataaccacAATGTTACCTCAGTGGCCTTGTATGTTTATAACTTGTGTAATaggaaataatcattttttaaaaaatcggtAAAGATGGTACTAATCAGGGATTCTTAATAGCATGCTGATCTGTGCAGGTATTTTGATTACCTTTCACGATCTGATCAAAATCAGCCGCTAGAAaccagaaaaagacagagaaatgtCAGTGCTGGTGGTCAGACATGACTAATCTACTGATGATTTTCAagctttaattttaattttacctGTCTGAGGATTCACCACatcagctaaaaataaaatgggTAAAGTCATCATTTTGGTAAATAACTTTCTCTACATTTCTTATACGTACAGATGACAAATTCTGATCTTCAAAGGCATTCAGGTGGCTATAATCCCAGCATAGGAAACAAGTCATATTTTCACCAATAatatgatattttgttaaacaagcaaaaagaaaagcaaacagcTGTATTATAACTATACTATCACCTACATTTTCTGCAGTGCCCATACTTCTGCAAGTGTATCATTTTAGTTGTTTACATATCCTGATTAACAGGGAAGAATCTTACCAAAGACTGTTGCTGCTGTGGTGAGAATAAGAAGCAACATCACTTCAGTCTGATGAGCCATAGTTCTGGATTTTTCTGCACTGCAGGTAAagcatgtttgttttaatgtaataaaaaaaaaggtatatgtCGTACCTCACCAAAATTCCACTTACATTTAATCAGGAGTGTCTTCTT contains:
- the LOC128610415 gene encoding lactose-binding lectin l-2-like — encoded protein: MAHQTEVMLLLILTTAATVFADVVNPQTAADFDQIVKESKERRVDSKCSTCCPNGWVKYERRCFLYQTKMDWASAEKRCLDLGAHLVSIHSEKEHQLVKAVIRAHDPHENPTWIGLNACQKKHYFFWSDGTKLTFTQWSPNEPNFARGECCAHTNWGSDKKWNDMQCYLNNAFVCAKSIY